A portion of the Paenibacillus hamazuiensis genome contains these proteins:
- the ilvN gene encoding acetolactate synthase small subunit, with product MSIQRHTVSVLVNNQPGVLQRVSGLFGRRGFNIDSITVGESEEPGLSRMVIVTTGDDKTLEQVSKQLYKLIDVIKVVDLSSNPMVARELALIKVNAEPSARPEILGVVETFRAAVVDIGPSSLIVQVVGDSDKIDAMVELLKPYGIRELSRTGVTAMIRGSVK from the coding sequence ATGAGCATCCAAAGACACACCGTTTCGGTACTCGTAAACAACCAGCCCGGCGTCCTGCAGCGCGTATCCGGCCTGTTCGGCCGCCGCGGCTTCAATATCGACAGCATTACGGTCGGAGAATCCGAAGAGCCGGGCCTCTCGCGTATGGTCATCGTCACGACGGGTGACGACAAGACGCTCGAGCAGGTGTCGAAGCAGCTGTATAAGCTGATCGACGTGATCAAGGTCGTCGACCTCAGCTCCAACCCGATGGTGGCGCGCGAGCTGGCGCTCATCAAGGTCAATGCGGAGCCGAGCGCCCGCCCGGAAATTCTCGGCGTCGTCGAGACGTTCCGCGCGGCGGTCGTCGACATCGGCCCGTCGTCGCTGATCGTTCAGGTCGTCGGCGACTCCGATAAGATCGACGCGATGGTCGAGCTGCTGAAGCCTTACGGCATCCGCGAGCTGTCCCGCACCGGCGTCACCGCGATGATCCGCGGCAGCGTGAAGTAA